TACCCGGGGCCGGGGACCCGGCACGAGCCGTTGCGCCGGCTGCTCGAGGAGCGCTCGGAGGTCCTGGAGTGCCTGCGCACCACGGGGGACGACTGTTACGTCCTGAAGGTGGCGACCACGTCGATGGCCCACCTGGAGGAGATCGTCGACGCGCTGGCCCAGTTCGGGAGCACGACCACCAACCTGGTCCTCAGCCGGGCGCTGCCGTTCCGCGGCCCACGAGAGCCTCGGGCGAATACCGTCAGGTAGTCCTCGAAGTGGCACGCGGACGCCCGAGCCGGGCCGGGCAAGGCAGCCCGAGACCCAGTTCGACCAGCGGCATGCGGCCTTCTCTGCGGCCGCCGACTCCGCACGGCGCCTGTCGGCGTGAGGAAACCGTTGGTGCTTAATGCGTGCGCCATAGCGTCAAGTCGAGGCGACGGTTTGTG
The Streptomyces sp. NBC_00091 genome window above contains:
- a CDS encoding Lrp/AsnC family transcriptional regulator — its product is MTESLDATDWAILAELQRDGRIAFTELARRVNLSASATKERVRRLEAAEVIAGYRAEVDLERTGYAVLAVVRLKYPGPGTRHEPLRRLLEERSEVLECLRTTGDDCYVLKVATTSMAHLEEIVDALAQFGSTTTNLVLSRALPFRGPREPRANTVR